A genomic region of Lodderomyces elongisporus chromosome 5, complete sequence contains the following coding sequences:
- the GYP1 gene encoding GTPase-activating protein (BUSCO:EOG09261YLQ) yields MGKKKQEMAQVYSGSKDEFIFGEEGGRGKNLSSFLKNLSLTGSATSPSRTSTSRDSIEEANKNIYGSLSYKGGNDNRITSSLWSSPSHYQYHHQQHQQQEQQNTSPRPSNIRSLSSGVLNHPHSHFQSTSSIDKKLKGSNNGRINYKDLDDDWNSEISEDVSIGATRPTNASYPSLSIGSKKPFPEGEKQHDKYAMGGGEALQKATEGGLGPAAFDAKQSKFRKFRSVLANDGVIDINELRKLSWNGIPDELRALAWLLLSGYLPTNRTRQASTLKRKRQEYFDGVVSMNINFEDSTGIGGAKHQSQQHQQNQKVANSRENNIYHQIKIDVKRTNPTSALYAHSSTQVSLQKILYLWAIRHPASGYVQGINDLATPFYQTFLAHYIWQLKRKKGKKMKEDEILFIPGYISCGGDDDDEVESEKEEKEEEEEEETLLLNSDDILQLDVQTFDPGRLSARVISLIEADTYWCLSRLLETITDNYIHEQPGILRQVSELKTLISKIDSDLIRHFDSEGIEFVQFAFRWINCLLMRELPMPLIVRMWDTYLSEQPLGFNTFHTYVCAAFLIRFSKELKSKDFQEILLFLQNPPTSSWKEKDVELMLSEAYIWQSLYKNAAAHLK; encoded by the coding sequence ATGggcaaaaagaagcaagagATGGCCCAGGTGTATAGTGGCTCGAAGGATGAGTTCATATTCGGAGAAGAAGGTGGAAGGGGAAAAAACttatcttctttcttgAAGAACTTGTCGTTAACTGGGTCAGCAACATCACCTTCAAGGACATCAACAAGTCGAGATTCCATTGAGgaagcaaacaaaaacatttacGGAAGTCTATCATACAAGGGTGGAAATGACAACAGGATTACATCGAGTTTATGGAGCTCTCCTTCACATTATCAAtatcaccatcagcaacaccaacaacaagaacaacaaaacacatCTCCTCGTCCACTGAATATCAGATCTCTTTCATCGGGTGTCTTGAACCATCCGCACCTGCATTTCCAATCAACACTGTCAATTGATAAAAAACTCAAAGGAAGCAATAATGGTCGCATTAATTATAAAGACCTTGACGATGATTGGAATTCAGAGATTAGTGAAGATGTATCTATTGGAGCCACGCGTCCAACAAACGCCTCCTACCCTAGTCTTAGTATAGGTTCAAAGAAACCTTTTCCAGAAGGCGAAAAACAACATGATAAGTACGCTATGGGAGGGGGCGAGGCATTGCAGAAGGCAACAGAGGGTGGACTTGGGCCGGCGGCGTTTGATGCAAAGCAGAGCAAGTTTAGGAAGTTTCGAAGTGTACTTGCAAACGATGGTGTGATTGATATAAACGAATTGAGGAAACTTTCATGGAACGGGATTCCAGATGAGCTTCGAGCGTTGGCATGGCTATTACTTCTGGGCTATTTACCTACGAATAGAACAAGACAAGCTTCTACTTTGAAGCGCAAGCGCCAGGAGTACTTTGATGGTGTGGTTAGCATGAATATAAATTTTGAAGACAGCACAGGTATAGGTGGTGCGAAGCATCAGCTGcagcaacaccagcaaaatcaaaaggTTGCAAACTCTCGCGAAAACAACATCTACCACCAGATCAAAATTGATGTTAAAAGAACGAACCCTACTCTGGCTTTATATGCACACAGCTCCACTCAGGTCTCTTTACAAAAGATCTTATACTTGTGGGCAATTAGGCATCCAGCTAGCGGGTATGTACAAGGAATAAATGATTTGGCGACGCCGTTCTACCAAACATTCCTTGCCCATTACATATGGCAACTAAAACGAAAGAAggggaagaagatgaaggaaGATGAGATCCTTTTTATTCCCGGTTACATTTCTTGTGGGGgagacgacgacgacgaggTGGAGTCGGAGaaagaggagaaagaagaggaggaggaggaggaaacTTTATTACTAAATTCGGATGATATATTGCAACTCGATGTACAGACTTTTGACCCGGGTCGTTTGAGTGCGCGTGTAATTTCCTTGATTGAAGCCGATACTTATTGGTGTTTATCACGTTTGTTGGAGACGATTACAGATAATTATATTCACGAGCAGCCCGGAATCTTGAGACAGGTCAGTGAACTCAAGACTTTGATCTCAAAGATTGATTCCGATTTGATACGGCACTTTGATAGCGAGGGCATTGAATTCGTCCAGTTTGCATTTCGATGGATCAACTGCCTCCTTATGAGGGAATTGCCGATGCCACTAATTGTACGAATGTGGGACACGTACTTGAGTGAACAGCCATTGGGGTTTAACACTTTCCACACTTATGTGTGCGCAGCTTTTCTTATAAGGTTTAGCAAGGAGCTAAAGCTGAAGGATTTCCAAGAGATACTTTTGTTCTTGCAAAACCCACCAACATCGAGTTGGAAGGAGAAAGATGTAGAGTTGATGCTAAGTGAGGCATATATTTGGCAGAGTTTATACAAGAACGCAGCAGCACATCTCAAATGA
- the ALD6 gene encoding aldehyde dehydrogenase (NADP(+)) ald6 has translation MLSKVLKSRSIRSSTQKLMRYKTTLSLSSTTTSYPTQHTTAQDEPYFTPSFIDNKFVKSDSTEWFDIHDPATNNVVSKVPQSTDAELEEAIASAHKAFPSWRDTSIIKRQGVAFKFAALLRENMDRIASVIVLEQGKTFVDAQGDVTRGLQVAEAACNITNDLKAESLEVSTDMETKMVREPLGVVASICPFNFPAMVPLWSLPLILVTGNTAVIKPSERVPGAAMIICELAAQAGVPPGVINIVHGKHATVNKLIEDPRIKALTFVGGDKAGKYIYEKGSALGKRVQANLGAKNHLVVLPDAPKQQFINALNGAAFGAAGQRCMAISVLVTVGKTREWIEDVAKDASKLITGSGFDKSSDLGPLINPESLTKAESIIEDSVKAGANLVLDGRGFRPDDAKFAKGNFLAPTILTGIKPGMRAYDEEIFAPVLSVVNVDTIDEAIELINNNPYGNGVSLFTQSGAYAQYFTKRIDVGQVGINVPIPVPLPMFSFTGSRGSFLGDLNFYGKAGITFLTKPKTITAAWKVQSIADDEILKPSTSMPIQQ, from the coding sequence ATGTTGTCCAAAGTACTCAAGTCAAGAAGTATCAGATCTTCAACACAAAAACTCATGAGATACAAGACGACACTCAGCTTGTCGTCAACAACGACATCGTATCCAACACAACACACAACTGCGCAGGATGAGCCATACTTTACTCCAAGCTTTATCGATAACAAATTTGTCAAGTCGGATTCGACCGAATGGTTTGACATTCACGATCCAGCCACCAACAATGTAGTCTCAAAAGTGCCACAATCTACAGACGCAGAGTTGGAAGAGGCCATTGCAAGCGCACACAAAGCTTTCCCAAGCTGGAGAGACACCTCGATAATCAAGAGACAGGGTGTTGCTTTCAAGTTTGCTGCATTATTGAGAGAAAACATGGATAGAATTGCCAGTGTGATTGTTCTCGAGCAAGGAAAGACATTTGTCGATGCCCAAGGCGATGTCACGAGAGGCTTACAAGTTGCCGAGGCAGCTTGCAACATCACCAACGATTTAAAGGCGGAATCGTTGGAGGTTTCTACCGATATGGAGACAAAGATGGTACGTGAACCATTGGGTGTTGTTGCCTCCATCTGTCCATTCAATTTCCCAGCAATGGTTCCACTTTGGTCGTTGCCCTTGATCTTGGTCACTGGTAACACCGCCGTGATTAAACCTTCGGAAAGAGTTCCCGGTGCAGCAATGATTATCTGTGAGTTGGCTGCACAAGCAGGTGTGCCACCAGGTGTCATCAATATTGTGCACGGTAAACACGCCACCGTTAACAAGCTTATCGAGGATCCAAGAATCAAGGCATTGACATTTGTTGGTGGAGATAAGGCTGGTAAGTACATTTACGAAAAAGGTTCTGCTTTGGGCAAGAGGGTTCAAGCCAACCTCGGTGCCAAGAACCACTTGGTTGTGCTTCCAGATGcaccaaaacaacaatttatCAATGCATTGAATGGTGCTGCTTTCGGCGCTGCTGGTCAAAGATGCATGGCCATTTCTGTTCTCGTTACTGTGGGCAAAACTAGAGAGTGGATTGAGGATGTGGCCAAGGACGCCTCCAAGTTGATTACTGGTTCAGGGTTTGACAAGTCAAGTGATCTTGGCCCATTGATCAATCCAGAGAGTTTGACCAAGGCCGAGTCCATTATCGAAGACTCTGTAAAGGCTGGCGCCAATCTTGTTCTTGATGGTCGTGGATTTAGACCAGATGATGCAAAATTTGCCAAGGGTAATTTCCTTGCACCCACTATTCTTACTGGGATCAAGCCAGGAATGAGGGCATACGATGAGGAAATCTTTGCTCCCGTGTTATCAGTCGTTAATGTCGATACTATTGATGAGGCAATTGAattgatcaacaacaacccaTACGGTAATGGTGTTTCGTTGTTCACTCAATCTGGAGCATACGCACAATACTTTACCAAGCGTATTGATGTTGGACAAGTGGGTATCAATGTTCCTATCCCCGTGCCATTACCAATGTTTTCATTTACTGGTTCAAGAGGCTCATTCCTTGGTGATTTGAACTTTTATGGTAAGGCAGGTATCACATTCTTGACTAAGCCAAAGACCATTACTGCTGCATGGAAAGTGCAATCGATAGCTGATGACGAGATCTTGAAGCCATCCACCTCGATGCCAATCCAGCAATAG
- the MGT1 gene encoding methylated-DNA--protein-cysteine methyltransferase, with product MLVKTLYYRLVEGTFAKAMLVLDEKGTLYYASLGEDSNALRETLVTDFASKQRQFQLKPMVTLSNHERADYTALCFLKLMEEEEDWKNEGEESLQQKGAKRIPIEFIFGTELQRKVWQQLLEIPVGEVRYYGNIVEALGLPKSASRAVGNACGANKIALVVPCHRVIAQTGKLTGYRWGLATKKQILKMELGDAYTTLVSE from the coding sequence ATGTTAGTGAAAACTCTATATTACAGGTTAGTTGAAGGCACTTTTGCAAAAGCAATGTTGGTTTTGGATGAAAAGGGAACATTATATTACGCGTCTTTGGGCGAGGATTCGAACGCGCTTCGTGAGACTCTTGTTACAGATTTTGCATCCAAGCAGCGTCAGTTCCAACTTAAACCGATGGTCACATTGTCTAATCACGAGCGAGCAGATTATACAGCTCTATGTTTTCTTAAACTAatggaggaagaggaggacTGGAAAAATGAAGGAGAAGAGAGTTTGCAACAGAAGGGTGCAAAAAGGATACCGATTGAGTTTATATTCGGTACAGAGTTGCAGCGCAAAGTATGGCAGCAATTGTTGGAGATACCAGTCGGTGAAGTAAGATACTATGGCAATATAGTCGAGGCCCTAGGCCTCCCGAAGAGTGCTAGTAGGGCTGTTGGTAATGCATGTGGTGCAAATAAGATAGCCTTAGTGGTGCCGTGTCACCGGGTGATTGCCCAGACAGGTAAACTAACAGGTTACAGATGGGGATTAGCGACTAAAAAacagattttgaaaatggaaTTGGGGGATGCTTATACGACTCTAGTTTCTGAATAA
- the SSZ1 gene encoding Hsp70 protein that interacts with Zuo1p: MSVIGITFGNTSSSIAVATQDGKVDVIANPDGDRSIPSALSYVGTDEYHGSQAESRLIRNPENTIVNFRDFVGKKFADIKHDFSYGAKPQDANGEIAYKIVNDGKTEVLSLNTVVERHFKQLKSAAEDYIGKPVKNVVLAVPTDFTEHQREELSKIVGNAGLNVLQLINEPSAALLDHLSSEEGKLAEDKIYAVADFGGVRSDGAIISVRGGVLTILATAHEYGLGGDNLDAALSEFFAKEFEKKYKVDPRKTARSLAKLKAESITVRKTLSNVQTSTCSIESLAEGFDFHTSINRLRYELTAREPLSKMTAFVEKLIAKAELDPLDIDEVLLVGGCAHTPKLASSISYLFPASTKVIAPSLVTKASNPSELVARGAALQAALIEGFDQEEINESLQPIVVNTQHLSKPIGIKDADGKFVPILVAETAYPIKRSLEVTNGENSTVSIQLYEGKRTVKETVVENAHDDEEDSEDEDSEEEPEIEREVVYEAGDLLAELSLSDLKPNAKVEVTVNITQNGVLHLTGRELKQGATPVKGEISSQ; the protein is encoded by the coding sequence atgtcTGTTATTGGAATCACTTTTGGAAACACATCATCCTCAATCGCTGTTGCAACACAGGATGGAAAAGTAGACGTTATTGCCAACCCAGATGGTGATCGTTCCATTCCATCTGCCTTGTCATATGTCGGAACAGACGAATACCACGGCTCTCAAGCAGAATCAAGATTGATCAGAAACCCCGAAAACACCATTGTCAACTTTAGAGACTTTGTTGGTAAGAAGTTTGCCGATATCAAGCACGATTTCTCATATGGGGCCAAGCCACAAGATGCCAACGGCGAAATTGCTTACAAAATAGTCAACGACGGCAAGACTGAAGTGTTATCTTTGAACACTGTTGTAGAAAGACACTTTAAGCAGCTCAAACTGGCTGCTGAAGATTATATCGGAAAGCCAGTCAAAAACGTCGTTTTGGCAGTGCCCACTGATTTCACAGAGCACCAAAGAGAAGAGCTCTCCAAGATTGTTGGCAATGCTGGATTAAATGTATTGCAATTGATCAACGAACCATCTGCAGCATTGTTAGACCACTTGTCATCTGAAGAGGGCAAATTGGCTGAGGACAAGATCTACGCTGTTGCAGATTTTGGTGGTGTCAGATCCGATGGTGCAATCATCTCAGTGAGAGGAGGAGTCTTGACCATTTTGGCCACTGCCCACGAATATGGTTTGGGTGGTGACAACTTGGATGCAGCATTGTCTGAGTTTTTCGCTAAAGAGTTTGAGAAGAAATACAAAGTTGACCCAAGAAAGACTGCTAGATCTCTTGCAAAATTGAAGGCAGAATCCATCACCGTTAGAAAGACCTTATCCAATGTGCAAACATCAACATGTTCCATCGAGTCATTGGCCGAGGGTTTTGATTTCCACACTAGTATCAACAGATTGAGATACGAGTTAACGGCAAGAGAACCATTGTCCAAGATGACtgcttttgttgaaaaactcATCGCAAAAGCCGAGTTGGATCCTTTGGACATTGATGAAGTGTTGTTAGTTGGTGGTTGTGCCCACACTCCAAAATTGGCTTCAAGCATCTCTTATCTTTTCCCAGCTTCCACTAAGGTGATTGCACCTTCCTTGGTCACCAAGGCCTCCAACCCATCAGAATTGGTTGCCCGTGGTGCAGCATTACAAGCAGCTTTGATTGAAGGTTTTGACCAAGAAGAAATCAACGAGTCATTGCAGCCAATTGTTGTCAACACCCAACATTTGCTGAAACCAATTGGTATCAAAGACGCCGACGGTAAATTTGTGCCGATATTGGTTGCAGAGACTGCTTATCCAATCAAGAGATCTTTGGAAGTGACAAATGGAGAAAACTCTACAGTTTCGATTCAATTGTACGAAGGTAAAAGAACTGTTAAGGAAACCGTGGTTGAAAACGCACAcgacgatgaagaagattcCGAAGACGAAGACTCCGAAGAAGAACCAGAGATTGAGAGAGAAGTTGTTTATGAGGCAGGCGACTTGTTAGCTGAGCTTTCCTTATCTGACTTGAAACCAAATGCTAAAGTTGAAGTGACGGTTAACATCACTCAGAATGGTGTTTTGCACTTGACCGGAAGAGAGTTGAAGCAAGGCGCAACTCCAGTCAAGGGTGAAATTTCATCCCAATAG